ACGAGGAGGCGACAGCGACATGGTGGACAACCCCGGCGCCGGCTCCGCCGAGGTGGCAGGCGTCCTCCCGGCCGGCGGCGGCAGGCCGCGCCCGCGCGGGAGGGGCGCCACCCCGGGGACCGCCGGACACCCGGAGGAACGGACCGCACCCGCCCGACCCCGTCCGCACGCCCCCGGCCCCCCCCCCCCCCCGGACCCGACCCCGCCGGCACCGGCGGCCGCGACCCGCGACCGACTCCGCGACCGTCTCCGAGGGAGGCCGAGCACATGAGCACCGCAAGCATCGCCACCGAGGTCAGCCAGGAACCCGAAACCCCCGGCGAACGCCCGGGGTTCGACGAGATACACATCCTCTGGATCGCCGAGGGCACGAGCCGCGACGGCGACACCGTCTCCATGACCGCCGCCGGCCGGTCCGCCGTCGAGGACATCGTCCTCGGGCTGATGCCCGGCCTGCCCAAGGTGCACCTCCACGACAAGGTGCTCTCCCCGAGCCCGGGCGGCGAGGACCACCTCGGTCCCTTCCGGGCCGCCGCCCGCGGCGAACTCGGCCCGTTCGTCCTGGTCGTCGAGGGCTCCGTGCCCCACCAGGACATCATCGAGGCCGACGGGCCGAACCGGTGGATCGACCGGCTCGCCCCCGAGGCGTGGGCCGTGGTGGCCGTCGGCACCTGCGCCACCTTCGACGACGGCCACACCATGACGGGCAACCCCACCGGCAGCCCCACCGGCTCCATGGCCCTGGCCGACCGCCTCGGCCGGGACTTCACCTCCCGGGGCGCGCTGCCCGTCGTCAACATCCCCGGCTGCCCCGTCCAGCCGGAGAACGTCATGGAGACCCTCACCTGGCTCCTCCACCACGCGGCCGGCACCGCCCCGCCCCCGCCGCTCGACCACATGCTGCGCCCCCAGTGGCTGTTCGGGAAGACCGTCCACGAGGGCTGCGACCGGGCTGCCTCCCCCGGGCACGCCACCTTCACCAAGGACCACGACTCGCCCAAGTGCCAGGTGAAGGTCGGCTGTTGGGGCCCGGTGGTGAACTGCGACGTGCCCAAGCGCGGCTGGACGGGCGGCATCGGCGGCTGTCCCCACGTCGGCGGCATCTGCGTCGGCTGCACCGTGCCCGGCTTCCCCGACGCGTTCGTGCCGTTCATGGACGAGCCCACCGGCGGCAGTCCGTCGTCGCCCCTCGTCAAGCCCTACGGGGCGGTCATCCGGCGGCTGCGCGGCATCACCGGCCTCGCCGCCGGCCAGGAACCGAAGCGGCACCACGACAAGGCCGAACCGACCAGCGGCCACGCCCCCCACCGGCGCCCCTGAGCACCCCGGGGCGCCGCCGATCCCGAGCGAGGAACGAGGCAGGAACAGTGATGACGGCAACCGCGGACCAGGCCCTGGGCGGGGAACGCAAGCCGCCGCAGATCGTGGACAGCGGCTTCGACCCCTGTCCGTACCGCGGCGCGGACAGGTACCTGGGCAAGGGCCGCGCACTCACCAAGACCCACTCGCCGACCTACGGAGCCGACCATGGCTGAACACACCACGGCCGCGCACGGCCCCGGCGCCGGCCGGCTCGACGACCCGGCCGTCGAGGACCGCCTCGCCCGCATCGACGACCTCCTCGGCCGCGTCGAGGACGCGCCCGGACCCACGGCACGCGCCGCCGTCGAGGCCGTCGGCGCGCTCACCGAGGTCTACGGCGAAGGGCTCGCCCGGGTCCTCGACCTCGCCGACGAGACGCTCGCCGCCCGGCTCGCCGAGGACCAGCTCCTCGGCCATCTGATGGTGCTGCACGACATCCACCCCGACCCGGTCGAACGCCGGGCCGAACGCGCCGTCGACGGACTGCGCACCGTCGTACGCGAACGCGGCGGCGACATCGAACTGACCGGCATCGACGACGGCGTCGCCCAGGTCCGGCTCGACGTCAAGGGCTGCGGTTCGACGACCGCGGGCCTGGAGGACGCCGTACGGGAGACCCTGCTCGCCGCCGCACCCGAGCTGTCCGGCGTCGAGCGGGTGCGCGACCCCGCGGCGGACGCCGCCTTCGTCCCGCTCGACACCCTGACCCTCCGCCCCGCCGAGCCCCAGGGGTCGCCGTGACCGCGGGCGCGCTGGCCCGGGTGATCCGCGGCGCCGCCGACCGGCGGGCCGCGGACGCCGAACGCTGCGACCTGTGCGGCGCCCCGGTCCCGGTCGAACACCAGCACCTCTACGACACCGAGCGACAGGAACTGCACTGCGGCTGCCACCCGTGCGCCCTCCTCTTCGCCCAGGGCGGCACGGCCGGCGGCCGCTACCTCCTGGTGCCGCGACGGCGGCTGCGGCTGCCGCCCGTGGACACCGCCGCCCTCGGCGTCCCGGTCGGCCTCGCCTTCTTCGTCCGCCGCCCGGACGGCACCGTCACCGCGCACTACCCGAGCCCCGCCGGCGCCACCCGCTGGGAGGCCGACGCCGGCGCCTGGCGGGCCGCGGTGGACCGCCACCCCGAGCTGGCCGGCCTGGCACCCCACGTGGAGGCCCTCCTGGTCAACACGGCCCGGGGCGTGAGCCACCACTGGATCACCCCGATCGACGACTGCTTCCGCGTGGTCGCCGTCGTACGGCGGGAGTGGCGCGGACTGTCCGGCGGCGGCCGGGTCTGGCCCGCGATCGAGGAGTTCTTCGCCTCGCTCACGGAACGGGAGTGAGCGAGGCGTTCCCCAACGGCCCGGCGAGCACGCCGCACCCACCGCCCGGCCGAGCCGCACCTGGATATGGCCCCGCGCCCCTGATCAGGGGCGCGGGGCCATATCCAGGGCCGTGTGGGCGCGATCCCTCGCGGGGTCCGGGGCGGGATCACACCGTGATGCGGCGGCCCGTGGTCTCCGTGGGGTCCACTCGGATCCACAGTTCGCGGACGCCGCCCGCCCACGGTTCGCTGTGGGCCCGTTCGGTGAGGCGACGTACAGACCCGGGGTCGGTGACCGCCCGGGCGTGCCCCCGGACCAGTACGCTCCACCCCTCGCTCAACGCCTCGTCCACCCGGTCGACCTCGAAGGCGACCCGGCTGCCGACCGCCAGCGCCGGCGTCGTCCCGGGCGCGGTCCGGAAGACGATCGAGCCGTCGACGACGCTGTAGTTGACCGGCACCACCACCGGCCCCGACGCCGTGTTCACCGCCAGCCGTCCCACCCCGTGCGAGGCGAGCAGCGCCCGGCACTCCCGCACGCTCAGCTCGGTGAACGCGGGGTGCGGGGCCGCCTGTCCCTGCCCCGGGGGCCGCTCGGCCGCGCCGCCGGTGAACTCGGTGACCGTCGTCCGCAGCACGTCCGCCAGCCGCAGCAGCACGTTCGTCCCGGGCGTGGCCCCCGCGCTCTCCTCCAGATACCGGAGATAGTCCGGCGCCATGCCCGCCCGGGCCGCCGCGTCCTCCCGGGTCAGCCCCAGCTCCCGGCGCCGGTGTGCCAGCCGGCGGCCGAGGTCACCGGCGCCCGCGCGTTCCGGGGCGGGCTGCTCGCCGGGCGGCTGCCCGGGAGCGGAGGGGTCCCGGTCGCGGCCGGACGGGGGCTGCTGCTGGTCGGACATGGCGCCTCGCTTCCTTCCGCCGGGCCGCCGGCACGGGGCCCGGCCCGGTACATCCTGCTTCGCTCCGTAGTCTCCAGCTTGTCCCAGACGGGGGCGGTCCGCCGCACAGTCATGCGGGGGCCCGGCGCGGGTACCCGTAACCCCGGACGGCACCCGGGGAGGACGACGGTGAACGAATCGCTGCGAGCAGTGGGCTGGGCGCGCTCCCTGCCGATGAGTACCGGTGCGAAGGTCGCCCGCGACTGGACCCGCGGGCATCTGAACACCCTCGGCTGGACCACCGAGGCGCCGGAGACGGCCGACGCGGTGCTGCTGACCGTCTCGGAGCTGGTCACCAACGCCCATGTGCACGCCCGCAGCAGCGCCCAGTTGGTGCTCACCTGGGACACCCGGTGCCTGCACGTCGCGGTGCACGACTCCTCGCGGGAGCTGCCCGTGGCCCAGCCGCCCAGCGGGGAACGCCTCGGCGGACGCGGCATGTTCCTCGTCGACGCGCTGGCCGACACCCTGCAGACCCGTCCCTGCCCGGACGGCAAGACGGTGATCGCCTGCTTCCGGCCGCCGGGCGCGAAAAAGAACTGAAATCAGCGCGCATATATGCGTGTTGAGGGGGCACCAGCAGATACGACAGGCTCGGCGGAACGCCTACCCCCCCTGGCGGACCGAGCCTCCCGGCCCCGCCGCACCCCCCCTTCGCGGCGGGGCCGACCCTTGTCCGGGCCGTCCGTACGCGCAGGTCAGGGGGTGCGGGAGGGGTCAGCCGTCCTTGCGGCCGACGCCCGCGAACACCCAGTACTCCGACGGGTTGTCCGGAACGTGGTCGTCCGGGCCGGGGCGCCACAGCGGTACGTGGACCAGGCCCGGGTCGACGAGGTCGAAACCGTCGAAGAGCCCGAGTATCTCCGCCCGGGAGCGGGCGGTGACGGGCGAACTGGCCCGGGAGCGGTACAACTTCCCCACGGCGGCGGCCGTGTCGGGACGGTCCTGGTTGGTGGCGTGCGTCAGCGCCAGCCAACTCCCCGCGGGCAGAGCGTCGCGGAACGCGGCCACTATGCCCGCCGGGTCCTCCTCCGCGGTGACGAAGTGCAGGATCGTGATCATCAGTACGGCCACGGGCCGGTCGAGATCGATCAGTTCCCGCAGCCGGGGGGAGGCGAGGATGTCGGCCGGGCGGCGGATGTCGCCGTCGACGATGGCCGCGTCCGGGTTGTCGGCGAGCAGCGAGGTGCTGTGCGCGACCGCCACCGGGTCGTTGTCGACGTAGACGACCCGGGCGCCGGGGGAGGCCGCCTGCGCCACCTCGTGGACGTTGCCCTGGGTGGGGATGCCGGAGCCGAGGTCGATGAACTGCCGTACGCCGGAGTCGACCAGGAAACGGACGGCACGGCCCAGGAAGGAACGGTTCGCCCGGGCCAGAGTGCGCACCTGGGGGTCGATGGCGGTGAACGCCGCGAGGGCCTCGCGGTCGATGGCGAAGTTGTGCTGGCCACCGAGCATCGCGTCGTACATACGCGCGACGCTCGCTTTTTCGGGGTCTACTCCCTGCGGGAGACCTTCGCCGATGGGCACATCAACTCCTCCGACAGCGAGCATCCTTGACGCAACATCATATAGTTGCCGAGGTTGCCCGGACAGGCCCGTTCCTGCTGTGCGACCGGCCCCCGGCCCCACCCGGAAAGGCACGATCCTGCGGAACGAAGCACGCGCCCAGCCCGAGCCGGCCCCCGCCGCTCCGCCGGCCCCGCACCGGCCGGCCGGCCCGTCCGCGACTGGTCCGTCCGCGGCTGGTCCGTCCCTCACCGGCCCGTCTCCGGCCGGTGCGGCGGTGGACGGTCTCATCGGTTCCGCGCTCGATCTGCGGCTCACCGGCGGCCATGTCGTGCACTCCCTGATGCCGGAGTTCTGCGACGCGTCCTCCGTGTACCTGCTGGAACGGTGGTTGCAGCAGGAGAACGCCTTCCTCACCGCCGACCCGCCGCAGATCGAGGCGCGCCGGCTGGCGATGGGGACGGGCTACCGCTCGGGCCCCGAGTGGGAGCGCCGGCTGCCGCTCGGCGAGGTGGTGGTCTTCCCCCGCGAGACCCCGTACGCCCGTGCGCTCGCCACCGGGCGGCCGCAGGTGCTCGCCATGATGGACGACCACACCTCCGAGCGGCTCACCGCCGCGCGGGGCGGCGATCCGCGGCTGCGGGAGGTGCTGCGGTCCGTCTCCCTCCTCGTCGTCCCGCTGCGGCTGCGGGAGGCGGCCGTCGGGGTGATCGTCTGCACGCGGGGGCCGAACCGGCCGCCCTTCCGCGCCGACGACGCCGCGCATGTGGAGGCGCTCGCCGGGCGGGCGTGCGTGGCGCTGGACAACGCCCGCCGGTACGAGCACGAGCGGCGCACCGCCCTCGCCATCCGGACCAGCCTGCTGCCGGCGACCGCACCGGAGTTCGAGGGCTGCCGGATCGCCCACGGGTACCTGCCGGCGGGGCAGGACACGGTCATCGGCGGCGACTGGTTCGACGTGCTGCCGCGGCCCGGGCACCGGGTCAGCCTCGTCGTCGGGGACGCGATGGGGCACGGGCCGGAGTCGGCGGTCGCGATGATCCAGCTCCGTACGGCGGTCCGGACGCTGGCCGGGTTCGACATCGCGCCGGCCGAGCTGATGCGGCGGCTCGACGCGCTGGCGTGCGACACGCCGGGGGCGTCGTTCGCGACGTGCATGTACGCGGAGTGGGACGCGCGGCGGCACACCTGTACGGTCGTCGCGGCGGGGCACCCGCCGCCGCTGATCCGGGGCCCCGACCGGGCCGCCGGGCCGCTCGCGCTGGCCAGCCCCGGGCTGCCGCTGGGGCTGGGGACGGGGACGTACGAGCCGACGGTGGTCGAGGTGTCCGAGCCGACGCTGCTCGTGCTGTACAGCGACGGTCTGGTGGAGTCCCGCCACACCGACATCGACCAGGGCATCGCGCGGCTGGCCCGCGCGCTCGACGCGGACGGCCGCCCGACGGCCGGGGACCGCCCCGTCGACACGGCGGACGTCGCGGGGGCGGACGGTTTGCGCGAGCTGTGCGAGGGGTTGTTGCGGGGGGCGGCGGAGGTGGGCACCGCGGATGACCGCACGCTGCTGGTGGCGGAGCTGACGCCGACGCCGGACTGACGGTGCGGGTGGTATGCGCCGGGGCGCGTGCTTGGGGTGCGTGGTTGTGTGCGGGGTCGGTGGGCGTTTGTGCAGTTCCCCGCGCCCCTTTGGGGGGTGGCTGAGCCGCGTTGTTGTGTGCGGGTGTGTTGGGGTTGTTTGCGCAGTTCCCCGCGCCCCTGGGGATTCGGGGGGCATGGGACGCGGCCCCGGGCGTTTTCGGGGGTCCAGGGGGCGGAGCCCCCTCGGGGGTGGGTTGTGGCGGGTCCGGGGGCGGAGCCCACGCCCGCCCCCGCCCCCGGGGTCGAAGGGGCGGAGCCCCTTGGGATGGGGAGGGTAGGGGCAGCGGGGGCGAGGGAACCTGGGGTGGGAGACAGCGGGTCGAGTACCGGAGGTACAGGTGAGCGGTGAGGTGTACGCACGTGTACGGGACGAGGTACGGCGCCGGGCCGACCGGCTGTGGGACGTGGCGCTCACCCTGCACGCCGACCCCGAGTACGCCTTCGAGGAACACCGCGCCACCACCCTCCTCACCACCGAACTCGACCGCGAGGGCTTCGCGGTCGAACACGGCACCGCCGGCCTCCCGACCGCCTTCACCGCCCGCGCAGCCGCCCCCCAGAGAGACGCCCCCACCGTCGCCCTCCTCCTCGAGTACGACGCCCTGCCCGGCCTCGGCCACGCCTGCGGCCACAACCTGATCGCCGCCGCCGGCCTCGGCGCGGCGCTCGCGACGCGGGCCGCCCTGGCGGACACCCCCGGCACCGTCCTCGCCATCGGCACCCCCGCCGAGGAAGGCGGCGGCGGCAAGGTCACCGAAGTGGAGGCGGGCGTCTTCGACGACGTGGACGCCGCTCTCATGTTCCACCCGGGGGTGTACGACTGGCAGTGGGCACCCCTCACCGCCCAGGCCCAGTACCGCGTCGGCTTCCACGGCCGCGCCGCCCACCCCACCGGCAACCCCACGGAGGGCATCGACGCCCTCGCCGCCCTCGTCCAGCTCTTCAACACCCTCGCCGTCACCGGCCGCCGGCTCCCGGCGGGCTCGCACGTGCAGGGGATCGTCACGCACGGCGGCAAGGCCACCAACATCGTCCCCGAGTACGCCGAAGGACTGTTCGGGCTGCGCGCGCTCACCACCGCCGCCCTCGACGACCTCGCGCACGACCTCGCCACCAGCGCGGAGGGGGTCGCCCGCGCGACCGGCACGCGGGTGGAGGTCGAGCGCGCCGCCCAGGGTTACGCCCACTTCCGCGACAGCACCGCGCTCTCCGGCCGGTTCGCCGCGCACCTCGCCCGCGCGGGCATCGAGCTCACCCCGCCCGCCCCGGGCGTCTACCTCGGCTCCTCGGACATCGGCGACGTCAGCAACCGGGTGCCCGCGATCCACCCGTTCGTCGCGATCATGGGGTCCGACGGCTCGGACCACACCCCCGAGTTCGCCGCCGCCGCGGCCTCCGACCGGGGCCGGGAGGTGCTGCTCGCGGCGGCCGAGGCGCTGGCGTGCACCGCGGCGGACGTCCTCCTGGACGAGGGCCTGCGGCAACGGGCGTGGGCCGACCACACCGACCACACCGACCACCCGGGCCCGGCCCACACCGGCCACACCACCTGACCGGGCCCGCGGCCACCGGCCGCTACCCCGCCCGCACCCGCTCCGTGAGCGCCAGCAGCCGGGCCAGCGGGTCCTCGTCCCGGAACAGCGTCCGGGCGTGCTCGATCCGGCTCCGCCGCGCCTCGCCGTCGGCGGTCAGCCGGTCCAGCGCGTCGCACAGTGCGCGCTCGTCGTCCGCCACCTCCGTCAGCCCCAGCGCCGCCATCCGCCGTACGCCCTCCTCGCCGTGGCCCGGGATCGGCCGGTAGCCGATCACCGGCAGTCCGGCGGCGAGCGACTGCACGGCGGTCTGCCCGGCCGCGTTGTCCACCAGCGCGCGGGCCGCGTGCAGCAGGCCGGGCATGTCGCTCACCCAGCCGGGTGCGAGGACCCCGGGAACGTCGGCGAGGGCCCGCCGCAGCCGGTCGTTGCGCCCGCAGACCACCACCGGCAGACAGCCCCGCCCGGTGAGCAGCCCGGCCGTCGCGGCGAGCCCGGTCGCGGCGCCCCAGGCACCGCAGGACAGCACGACGGGCGTCCGCCCGGGACCGTACCGCGCGAAGAGCTGCCGCCAGGCGTCCGCGCCGGAGGAGCCGCCGGGGGCTCCGTCGGGGGAGTCCGCGGCGAAGTCGGGGGACACGCACGGGCCGGTGGTCACGGCGGGCCGGCGGATGTCCTCGCGGACCTCCCCGGTGGCCTCGTCGGTCAGGCAGAGATAGAGGTCGTTGCCCGGGTGCAGCCACTGCCGGTGCACGGCGAAGTCGACGACGTACACGGCGCTCGGCACCTTCAGCGCGCCCCGGCCGCGCAGATGGCCGGTCAGCTGCGCGGCGAGGTGGAACACCGGCACCACCACGTCCGGACGGAACCGCGCCACCCGCTCGGCCAGCCGGTCCCCGGCGAGCCGGGCCAGCGGCACCCCGCTCGGCCTGCTGCCCGACCCGCGGCGCAGGAAGAGCCGGTACAGACCGGCGTACGCCCACGGGTAGTGCCGTACCGAGGACTGGTAGAAGCCGCGCAGCCCGGTGCCCAGGTGGTAGGGCAGGAGTTCGAGGACGTCGAGGACCTCGGCCTCGTGGCCCCGCTCCCGGGCCCGGCGGGCGAGTTCGGCGGCCACCGTGTCGTGTCCGGCGCCCATGCTCGCGCTCAGGATCAGCAGTCGCCGCCCGTCTCCCGCCCGGGGCGGTACGGCGGCGGTCCGTGCAGCGTGTCGCCCGGGCGCGGAGGACCCGGGCACGGAAGAGGAAGGGACTCGCACCGGAGCCGACTGCCCCGCCCTTTCCCGTCCAAACGGGGTCCACTGCGGATCTTCACCCCGAATGGGGCTCGTGCGGCTCGGAGGCCCCGGCCCACCCCCCCCGTTCCGGAAAAGATCCGCTTTCGGCCAATCCGGTGACGCGCCGGCCCCGGATTACCCGCGACAACGCACACGGCCGGGGAGGAGACGTCGATGGCGCCGGCGCCGAAGGACGCACCGCACGAGCGGACGGCGGGGTCCGCGCACAGCGGAAGCGGAAGCGGAAGCGGAGGCGGAAGCGGAGGCGGAAGCAGGGGCGAGGGCAGAGGCGGAGGCGGAGGCGGGGACGGCAGGCGGCGCGTCGCCGTCGTGGGCAGCGGGGTCGCGGGCCTCACCGCCGCGTACCTGTTGGCCCGTACCCACCACGTCACGCTGTACGAGGCGGACGACCGGCTCGGCGGCCACGCCCACACCCACACGCTGACCTCCTCCGACGGCCGCAGGCACCGCGTCGACTCCGGATTCATCGTGCACAACCGCCGCACCTACCCGCACCTGCTGAGGCTCTTCGACGAACTGGGTGTCGCCACGCAGGAGTCGGAGATGAGCATGTCGGTGCGGTGCGAGGGGTGCGGGCTGGAGTACGCCGGCGCCCGCGGCCCCACCGGACTCCTCGCCCACCCGCGCAACCTCCTGCGCGGCCGGTATCTGCGGATGCTGCGCGAGGTGCCCGCCTTCCACCGCGCGGCCCGCCGACTGTTGGCGGAGGACGGGGAGACCGACGGGTTCACCCTCGGCGAGTTCCTCGGCCGCGAGCGCTTCTCGCCCTACTTCCGCGCCCACTTCATGACCCCGCTCGTCTCCGCCGTCTGGTCCTGCGACGCGGCCACCGCCCTGCGCCACCCGGCCGCCCATCTGTTCCGGTTCCTGGAGCACCACGGGATGCTCTCCGTCGGCGGCTCGCCGGTGTGGCGCACGGTGACCGGGGGCTCGCGACGCTACGTGGACCGGGTCGCCGAACGGCTCGACACCGTCCGCACCACCGCCCCCGTCCGCGCCCTGCGCCGGCACGCCGACGGCGCCGAGATCGTCACCGGGGACGGCGCCACCGCCGCGCACGACGCCGTCGTCGTCGCCACCCACCCCGACCAGGCGCTGCGCCTCCTCGCCGACGCCACCCCGCGGGAGAAGGAGGTGCTCGGCGCCTTCCGCTACTCCCGCAACACCACCCTCCTGCACACCGACACCACCCTCCTCCCGCGCGCCCAGGGCGCCCGCGCCTCCTGGAACTACCTGATGCCCTCCTGCACCGCCGCCGCCGACCATGTCCGGGTCAGCTACGACATGAACCGGCTGCAACGCCTCGACGCCCCCGAGACGTTCGTCGTCACCCTCGGCGGCGAGGACCGCGTCGACCCCGGCAGCGTCCGCGCCCGGATGGTCTACGACCACCCCGTCCACACGCCCGCCTCGGTGGCCGCCCAGCGCCGGCTGCCCGAACTGGACACCGACGTCTGCGCGTTCGCCGGCGCCTACCACGGCTGGGGGTTCCACGAGGACGGCTGCCGCTCCGGGGTCCGGGCCGCCGCCGTCCTGGGGGTGCGCTGGTGACGGCGGCCCCCACCGGCGCGCCCGCGCTGTACCCGTGCGTCATCCACCACGTGCGCACCGCGCCCACCCGGTACGCGCTGCGCCACCGCACCTATCTGTGGCTCCTCGACCCCGACACCCCGCCCCGGCTGCCGCGCCCGCTGCGGCCCTGGGCCCGTTTCGACCCGCGCGACCACTTCGACGGCACCGCGCCCACCCTGCGCGCGGGCCTCGACCGGTTCCTCGCCGGACACGGCGTCGACCTCCGGGGCGGCCGCGTCCTGATGCTCACCCAGGCCCGTGTGTTCGGGTACGTCTTCAACCCGCTCACCCTGTACTGGTGCCACGGCCCCGACGGCCGCCCGCGCTGCGTCGTCGCCGAGGTGCACAACACCTACGGGCAGCGGCACGGTTACCTGCTGACCACCCCCGAGGCCACCGAGGAGGGGACGGGCGCGGAGTACCGCACCGGCAAGGAGTTCTACGTCTCACCGTTCTTCCCCGTCGACGGCCGCTACCGCATGCGGCTGCCGGAGCCGGGGGAGCGGCTCGACCTCACCGTGCACCTCGAACGCGAGGGCGGCCGGCCCTTCACCGCCACCGTCCGGGGCGCCCGGCGGGCCGTCACACCGGGCGCGCTGCTGCGGCTCGCGCTGCGCCACCCGTGGTCCACCCTCGCGGTGTCCGCCGCCATCCGACTGCACGGCATCCGCCTCTTCCTGCGCGGTCTGCCCGTGCGGCCGCGCCCCGGCCGCCCCCGCCGCCCCGGTAAGCCCCTTCAGGAGAAAGCGACATGAGCACAACCCAGTCCGCCACCCCGCGCACCCGCCCGTCGGTGACCACCGCCCCGCCCGGGCGTCCCTCCGCCGTCGACCCCGTCCGCTGGCCCGACGTGGCCGCGCCGCCGCGGTCCTCCCGGCTCCGTACCGCCGTCACCGCCGCCGTCGTACGCCGGGCCCTGGACCGGCTGCCGCTGAACGTCCGCTGCGCCGACGGCACCCGGGCCGGGACGGGCGGTCCCCTGCTGGAGATCCGGGACCCCCGGGCGTTCC
The DNA window shown above is from Streptomyces sp. NBC_00670 and carries:
- a CDS encoding MGDG synthase family glycosyltransferase, whose translation is MGAGHDTVAAELARRARERGHEAEVLDVLELLPYHLGTGLRGFYQSSVRHYPWAYAGLYRLFLRRGSGSRPSGVPLARLAGDRLAERVARFRPDVVVPVFHLAAQLTGHLRGRGALKVPSAVYVVDFAVHRQWLHPGNDLYLCLTDEATGEVREDIRRPAVTTGPCVSPDFAADSPDGAPGGSSGADAWRQLFARYGPGRTPVVLSCGAWGAATGLAATAGLLTGRGCLPVVVCGRNDRLRRALADVPGVLAPGWVSDMPGLLHAARALVDNAAGQTAVQSLAAGLPVIGYRPIPGHGEEGVRRMAALGLTEVADDERALCDALDRLTADGEARRSRIEHARTLFRDEDPLARLLALTERVRAG
- a CDS encoding DUF5947 family protein: MTAGALARVIRGAADRRAADAERCDLCGAPVPVEHQHLYDTERQELHCGCHPCALLFAQGGTAGGRYLLVPRRRLRLPPVDTAALGVPVGLAFFVRRPDGTVTAHYPSPAGATRWEADAGAWRAAVDRHPELAGLAPHVEALLVNTARGVSHHWITPIDDCFRVVAVVRREWRGLSGGGRVWPAIEEFFASLTERE
- a CDS encoding ATP-binding protein; amino-acid sequence: MNESLRAVGWARSLPMSTGAKVARDWTRGHLNTLGWTTEAPETADAVLLTVSELVTNAHVHARSSAQLVLTWDTRCLHVAVHDSSRELPVAQPPSGERLGGRGMFLVDALADTLQTRPCPDGKTVIACFRPPGAKKN
- a CDS encoding helix-turn-helix domain-containing protein, whose product is MSDQQQPPSGRDRDPSAPGQPPGEQPAPERAGAGDLGRRLAHRRRELGLTREDAAARAGMAPDYLRYLEESAGATPGTNVLLRLADVLRTTVTEFTGGAAERPPGQGQAAPHPAFTELSVRECRALLASHGVGRLAVNTASGPVVVPVNYSVVDGSIVFRTAPGTTPALAVGSRVAFEVDRVDEALSEGWSVLVRGHARAVTDPGSVRRLTERAHSEPWAGGVRELWIRVDPTETTGRRITV
- a CDS encoding NifU family protein; the protein is MAEHTTAAHGPGAGRLDDPAVEDRLARIDDLLGRVEDAPGPTARAAVEAVGALTEVYGEGLARVLDLADETLAARLAEDQLLGHLMVLHDIHPDPVERRAERAVDGLRTVVRERGGDIELTGIDDGVAQVRLDVKGCGSTTAGLEDAVRETLLAAAPELSGVERVRDPAADAAFVPLDTLTLRPAEPQGSP
- a CDS encoding amidohydrolase; this translates as MSGEVYARVRDEVRRRADRLWDVALTLHADPEYAFEEHRATTLLTTELDREGFAVEHGTAGLPTAFTARAAAPQRDAPTVALLLEYDALPGLGHACGHNLIAAAGLGAALATRAALADTPGTVLAIGTPAEEGGGGKVTEVEAGVFDDVDAALMFHPGVYDWQWAPLTAQAQYRVGFHGRAAHPTGNPTEGIDALAALVQLFNTLAVTGRRLPAGSHVQGIVTHGGKATNIVPEYAEGLFGLRALTTAALDDLAHDLATSAEGVARATGTRVEVERAAQGYAHFRDSTALSGRFAAHLARAGIELTPPAPGVYLGSSDIGDVSNRVPAIHPFVAIMGSDGSDHTPEFAAAAASDRGREVLLAAAEALACTAADVLLDEGLRQRAWADHTDHTDHPGPAHTGHTT
- a CDS encoding PP2C family protein-serine/threonine phosphatase, which produces MPEFCDASSVYLLERWLQQENAFLTADPPQIEARRLAMGTGYRSGPEWERRLPLGEVVVFPRETPYARALATGRPQVLAMMDDHTSERLTAARGGDPRLREVLRSVSLLVVPLRLREAAVGVIVCTRGPNRPPFRADDAAHVEALAGRACVALDNARRYEHERRTALAIRTSLLPATAPEFEGCRIAHGYLPAGQDTVIGGDWFDVLPRPGHRVSLVVGDAMGHGPESAVAMIQLRTAVRTLAGFDIAPAELMRRLDALACDTPGASFATCMYAEWDARRHTCTVVAAGHPPPLIRGPDRAAGPLALASPGLPLGLGTGTYEPTVVEVSEPTLLVLYSDGLVESRHTDIDQGIARLARALDADGRPTAGDRPVDTADVAGADGLRELCEGLLRGAAEVGTADDRTLLVAELTPTPD
- a CDS encoding hydrogenase expression protein HypE — protein: MSTASIATEVSQEPETPGERPGFDEIHILWIAEGTSRDGDTVSMTAAGRSAVEDIVLGLMPGLPKVHLHDKVLSPSPGGEDHLGPFRAAARGELGPFVLVVEGSVPHQDIIEADGPNRWIDRLAPEAWAVVAVGTCATFDDGHTMTGNPTGSPTGSMALADRLGRDFTSRGALPVVNIPGCPVQPENVMETLTWLLHHAAGTAPPPPLDHMLRPQWLFGKTVHEGCDRAASPGHATFTKDHDSPKCQVKVGCWGPVVNCDVPKRGWTGGIGGCPHVGGICVGCTVPGFPDAFVPFMDEPTGGSPSSPLVKPYGAVIRRLRGITGLAAGQEPKRHHDKAEPTSGHAPHRRP
- a CDS encoding SAM-dependent methyltransferase, which encodes MLAVGGVDVPIGEGLPQGVDPEKASVARMYDAMLGGQHNFAIDREALAAFTAIDPQVRTLARANRSFLGRAVRFLVDSGVRQFIDLGSGIPTQGNVHEVAQAASPGARVVYVDNDPVAVAHSTSLLADNPDAAIVDGDIRRPADILASPRLRELIDLDRPVAVLMITILHFVTAEEDPAGIVAAFRDALPAGSWLALTHATNQDRPDTAAAVGKLYRSRASSPVTARSRAEILGLFDGFDLVDPGLVHVPLWRPGPDDHVPDNPSEYWVFAGVGRKDG
- a CDS encoding NAD(P)/FAD-dependent oxidoreductase, which encodes MGSGVAGLTAAYLLARTHHVTLYEADDRLGGHAHTHTLTSSDGRRHRVDSGFIVHNRRTYPHLLRLFDELGVATQESEMSMSVRCEGCGLEYAGARGPTGLLAHPRNLLRGRYLRMLREVPAFHRAARRLLAEDGETDGFTLGEFLGRERFSPYFRAHFMTPLVSAVWSCDAATALRHPAAHLFRFLEHHGMLSVGGSPVWRTVTGGSRRYVDRVAERLDTVRTTAPVRALRRHADGAEIVTGDGATAAHDAVVVATHPDQALRLLADATPREKEVLGAFRYSRNTTLLHTDTTLLPRAQGARASWNYLMPSCTAAADHVRVSYDMNRLQRLDAPETFVVTLGGEDRVDPGSVRARMVYDHPVHTPASVAAQRRLPELDTDVCAFAGAYHGWGFHEDGCRSGVRAAAVLGVRW
- a CDS encoding DUF1365 domain-containing protein; translation: MTAAPTGAPALYPCVIHHVRTAPTRYALRHRTYLWLLDPDTPPRLPRPLRPWARFDPRDHFDGTAPTLRAGLDRFLAGHGVDLRGGRVLMLTQARVFGYVFNPLTLYWCHGPDGRPRCVVAEVHNTYGQRHGYLLTTPEATEEGTGAEYRTGKEFYVSPFFPVDGRYRMRLPEPGERLDLTVHLEREGGRPFTATVRGARRAVTPGALLRLALRHPWSTLAVSAAIRLHGIRLFLRGLPVRPRPGRPRRPGKPLQEKAT